tgttgtcggacaggactctgacgtctttcccccgaatctgtgggaggaaatggtataaggcgtattttacagcattcagttctttaaagttagaggagccGCAATTTTCTTCCATGCTCCATGATCCCTGGCAATAatcgttccccatatgagcgccccatccataaggactggcgtcagtggttatggtatgagatggcgttattacccatggaaccccactcaacaaatggtttgagtctagccaccactctaaagaagttaaaacctcctgagataaggttatttttgtatttaggtgaccaaataaccgtctatcctcttgtaaaatttgatgttgtagtacccgagtatggtgttgagcccatctcactgctggtatacaagagataagagaccctaataacgacatagcttgtcttagggatatgcgaggattatttattgcggctaggactttgtgtctgatcagtaggatttttacctgtggcaggagacacttttgagatatggagtctaactggaaccccaagaacgcctgacgggaaagcggagtgagtctggatttgtcggtattgattatccagcccaggtcctgtagagaggaaattgcgtgagctaaacgatcagcacattgagtaactgaatttcctattaccaaaaagtcatccagataggggactatcaaagtttccttctggcgtaggtatgccatcacctctagcattatcttggtgaagatcctcggcgctgttgagaggccgaagggtaaggccgcatactggaagtgacgaacctcgttgttgatttttaccgccactctgaggaatttttggtatctgttatgaatggggagatgatagtaagcatcctttagatcaatgccccccatcatacagtttgggaagaggagttttatggtggacctaatggactccattttaaatgtataattttcaatgaatgaattgagttttttaaggtttatgatggttctgaaagaaccgtcgggcttagagattaggaataggggagaatagaatcccctaccctcctgtcccactggcacttggactaggacccgttttgatatcagggtttgaatttcaagctctaaagcctgttgctgtataggcgagctgagagttgttataatataagactcgtggggtacacgagagaattttaatttaattccatctcggacgatatttaaaacccacgagctagatgttatcttctcccattgggtggtgaaaaatttaagtctgcccccaactggtatgtcctcagtatttgtcttttggggggttgggtcttctaaacatggtacctctctgcttgtcgtctttaggggtccatgttgtagacctatccgtttgcctccttttgccaaacggcctccttttaaaggctctcctgtaaaacggAATAGAGGTTTCAGaaaaagctttcttcctgtcctttgcctttttgagtatctcatctaaggttttaccaaagaggtactcaccctcacatgggattgcgcatattttagacttagattgcgcgtcccctttccaactcttcatccatagggctcttcttgcgttatttacaaggcccgcagatcttgctgctaaacggagtgagtcggcggaggcgtctgccagaaaggccgctgctcctcgtattaaagggatggctgctcttagtttttccctcgagcttttcttttcaatttgctggtctaactgatcaatccagatgatcattgaccgggccgcgcaagtgctggctactgcaggtttgaatattcctgtagccgcttcccaggaacgtttaagggatgattcagccttacgatccaaaggatcgaccaatagtcccgcatcctccacaggtagagtggattgtttggaggtagaggctacagctgcgtcgaccttagggactttggtccaagtaagaagctcctcgtcactaaacggatatttgcgttttgaggctgagggtagaaagcctctctgatcttgcttctcccactctcttttaattaatgttttcactgctggtataaccggaaaacatctcctctttctgtctgccaaacccgcgaacattatttcttgcgcggtttgcgcacccttagactcctcacaccccatggtatttcgaatagattttaccaagttgtccacactgtccaaggggaaacatgagcgtccctcaatctctgatgaggatgatgacgctggacatgatgatagggaggcatctgacagtatcggttggtcactgtcggagtctgacacaagtgtcggcgttttagatttagaactacgcggtttttcctgggtcatattttttagttcttctctaataatggcccgtaggtccgtaatggacactgctgctccctgtgtttcttttaaacagtcctcacaaagttttttggggtatgagtcagggaggggctggttacacaaggcacattccctgtgcttcgttttttgtcgttttttgctctaagcgtgtaagtagagagagaaagggaaaagagagagatagggagacagcattagcttaataggcagagttcacaactcacccagtgaagcaaataataccggatcagaaggccgagatcctgttctggaaccgtcgcttttacgagcggtgtccgaggatcctttggcgtgatctttggcggggggtactggaactccggttgtggggtccatggcacctggggatgacatctctgcatcgccgatTCAGCGTTAGTAAGCGCTTTAAATAGAGCGCCaaaacgttgtttttttttttttttttgtttccgcgcatgcgcagatcagtGCCGGCTCCCCCGCcctggatccggcctaggcgccccggaagtccaagaaccacttccggggtagcctgtatgtgcggcggtcggcgcacgcgcggcccgggattcaacgccggccgctggaaggtcaccttacccggctcctgctgccgtaccgcacgctgggaaggacgccggtcggcctttcccggacccggccgtctgcccgctccatcagacgaggggggagccgtctaacggaactcccccgacgctgcttctgagccgcagcccctgccgttctcacggatactgcgcaggcggcatgcaAGCCCAGGTATGTTTCTCAGTAagaagtcctgtcgttcccgcaggaacaggaaacctaaactgaggaggagaggcggaccgcccccatttatttctcaataggtttcctgttcctgcggggcggatccctctctccagtggggtgctgtcgtggcgaagagtaaaagatgatgaattctgttttgtccatattcagttttagaaaacgagcagaataAAGGATGAAATTGGGATTTTGGTCAgcaaggaagtgaggtcaggtccagataggtagatctgtgtatcatcagcgtagagatgatattgtaaaccatgggattctatgagctgtcccaggccaaaggtgtagatggagaagagtaggggtcctagaactgagccttggggaacaccgagagacaggggtgagatgaggaggtggtgtgggagagggagacactgaatgtccggtctgttagatataagatccaggatagggccaagtctgtgatgccaagagatgagagaatctgtaacaggagggagtggtccacagtgtcgaaggcagaagacaggtccaggaggaggaggaggacagagtagtgtcgcttgctcttggtggttagtaggtcattggtcactttagttagggcagtttcagttgagtgatgtggtcggaagccagattgtaaccggtcaaagagggagcaggaggagaggagggaggacagttcaagatgctgttccagtagttttgaggcataagggagaagggatatcgggcgatagctggacacagaggatgggtggagggagggttttttgaggataggtgtgattgacgcgtgtttgaaggatgaggggaagacaccgtttgtaagtggaaggttgaagagttgtgttagggttgggatgaagacttttgcgaggttagggatgaggtgggacggaagcgggtcaagtgtgcaagtggtgagatgtgatcttgacagaaggatggagagctgatcatctatcatggtggagaagctggctttggaacagggctgagaagtcaagaggagaggcattgggggctgcgggccaaagctttgtctgatgatATCGATCTTCTGTACATCATTTGTTGTACTGAACTGATCCAGGAGGCAGATGACAGCATTGACTGCAAtattatacaagtgcttctcacaaaattagaacatcatcaaaaagttaatttacttcagttcttcaatacaaaaagtgaaactcatattatataaagtcgttacagagtgatctatttcaagtgtttatttctgttaatgttgatgattatgacttacagctaatgaaaacccaaaagtcattatctcagtaaattagaatactttataaccccaaattgaaaaaggattttaaaatccgaaatgttggcctactgaaatgcatgttcagcaaatgcactcaatacttgatcgatGCGCCTTTtgcttcaattactgcatcaatgcggcatggcatggaggcgatcagcctgtggcactgctgaggtgttatggaagcccaggttgctttgatagcagccttcagctcatcggcattgttgggtctggtgtctctcatctacactagcagatgacatggctccccaaaccatcattgattgtggaaacctcacactggacctcaagcagcttggattgtgtgcttctccactcttcctccagactctgggaccttgatttccaaagtctagtgtgaagtttccacaatcagtgatggtttggggaaccttgtcatctgctgaggtaggtccactgtgttttattaagaccaaagttagcgcacccatctaccaggaaatttttagagcaattcatgcttccctctgcagacaagctttttggagatggaaattttattctccagcaggacttacgctagtgatgagcgagtgtactcgttgcttgggttttcccgagcacgctcgggtggtctccgagtatttatgactgctcggaaatttagttttcattgaggcagctgaatgatttacagctactagccaggctgagtacatgtggggtttccctagcaaccaggcaacccccacatgtacttaggcagcaatgagtacactcgctcatcactacttagcacCTGtgcacaaaagtaccaataccttgtttaaaaacaacagtatcactgtgcttgattagccagcaaactcacctgaccgtaaccccatagagaatctattgggtatcgtcaagaggaagataaaagacaacagacccaacaatgccaacgagctgaaggctgctatcaaagcaacctgggcttccataacacctcagcagtgccacaggctgatcgcctccataccacgccgcagttatgcagtaattgatgaaaaagctgccccaaccaagtattgagtgcatttactgaacatacatttcagtaggctaacatttcggattttaaaatcatttttcaagtggtgttataaagtattctaatttcctgagataatgacttttgggtttacatTGGTACTGTGCAACCAGTGGAAAATACCAGAAATTGAAGGTCAAGGGAGATAATTTACACATTCCTGGTGCATTTTGGGTTCAGTGAAGAGTCGCCGTGAGTCTGAGCATTTTTGGGTGTATCTGGATCGAGCTGCTTGAAGGAAATCGTCAAACCAGTAATTGAAGCTTCTGGGAAATAATTTACATATTCCTGGTGCACTCTGGAAATAGTAAAGagtcatcgcttctcggccttttggcttagatcaagtgtagtatctttcAAAAAGGCAGCTTTGGCCTGGGCCGCCCTTGTAAATTGATATAATGCATACTGGAGTTTGGCGCTTGTTAATATGCTAGATGTCTCATATATAGTCATCTGGTAGAAAGCATGGCCCCCCAGGATCGACGCCATTGGGCTGGATAAGATCGAAAGACCGAAGTGTGAAGTGCCCCACGAGTGGTACCCTGGGGTGCCTTAACTCACTGGTATTGGGAACCCTACTTGTGTTTTGGCACTTTTGCACAAGCATTTAAATTTCTTTTTTGCACACACCCTTATTCCAGGCCTTTTGGCCTGAGGATGGGGAATTTTTAAAATTCCCAGTCGAAGGTCCAGTCAGTATTACACTGAAAAACCTTcactatttatttttctttattgtatTTTTGGCACTGTGTATCACCTATTCACGTGTGTCCACTTGTCACTTCGACTTTTGTTAGGATGTGGTTCCCTCACGGGTTCACTTCTTGACAGGTCTAGGGGGGGTGGCCATCAGGTTCCGCTCCCCCTGGCTCTCCTCTTTTGGGAGGAGAGCATTGTTGGTTCCCCTCTTCCGGGAGGGGAGCACAGTTTTAGGCTGCCAGTGTCTTGTTTGGGTGAGAACTCAGGCAGATGAGAACTCTGGAGGAGGCTATTTCTCCCTGTCCCTGCAGTGGCCTTATGGCTCGGAGGGACGGGGAATGGTTTAGGGGACCCTTCTCCATTTGGAGAGGGTTTCAAGATGACCAGCATCCTAGTGCACTTTTTGTGGCACTTAGTCACATTTATAAGAGCACTCAGGTTTGGACATGAATTTGGGCTTTTTGATGAAAAAAATTTCTGGTGCATTCTGAGAAGAGTGAAGAGGCGCCATGAGTCTGACGATCTTTGGATGTAGCTGGTTCAAGCTGCTTGACGGAAATCGTGAAACCAGGAATTGAAGCTCGAGGGAGATAATTTACATATTCCTACTGTATTCTGGGAATAGTGAAGCGTCGCCATGAGTCTGAAGATCTTTGAGTGTAGCTGGATCGAGCTGCTTGAAGGAAATCGTCAAATCTTTATGGCAATTGCACAGAAATTAATTTTGTTCAACATGGAGAAGATTACCCACATGgtgtgctgcaatgtgtgctatatgtttacagacttatcagaggaaaagacaaactttaTATGTCAGAAATGCATGCTTCTGACTCTTAGAGGAAAAAGTGCAAAGTCTTCAGAAGAAAAAAGCTACACTGAAGCtcaaataaggctacgttcacattcgcggctagcgccgcagcgtcgggcaccgcagcggcgccgcatgcatcatgcgcccctatatttaacatgggggcgcatggacatgcggtgcacttgctttttgcgccgcatgcgtccctgcggcgcccgcgtcggggcgcagaggacgcagcaagttgcatttttgctgcgtccaaaatcaatggaaaaaaggacgcatgcggcgcaaaaagcagcgttgtgcatgtgttcacatttgcgctgtgcgttgcggcggcgacgctgcggcgcacaccgcaaatgtgaacgtagcctaagatgagGATTTCCTTTATAAAGCAGAAGAATCTCTTCAGAATGTTGCAAGCGAAGAACTTTTCAGTGTTCCTGCAGAAGCTAATGACAGATTTGGAAATAACTATTCAGAGTGATCGATGAGAAGCACCTTTCAATGTACCTGCAGAGgaagagaaatggaagcatgtgaccaaaagaagcaggaGTATGaagaggcagtcagcacccataccaCTGAAGAACCGATACCAGGTTTTCAAGCAGTACAACTATGAAGATATACATCAAAAAAGTACATTGCCCACAAAGAACACTCCAGTAAGAAATCAGAAGGctcttgaagggagaaaaagaagcattgtgatgaagaagaaaaggagagtggtGGTCTTGGGAGATTCCTTACTAAGAGAAAAAGAAGCCACTATCAGCTGACCAGGCTTAACTTCAAGAGAAGTGTGCAGTCTCccaggtgcccaaatcaaagatgtgtctgatagggtatcaagactcttcagtgctacagTCGACTCCCCATGTCTACTAATAAACGCAAgaacaaatgacacagcaaaaaaggaCCTGGAGACTATATGCAGAGACTTTGAAGATGTAGGCCAGAAAATGAAGGAACTGGGAAAGCAGGtcatcttctcatccatcctcccagtggatggacatggaccaaggagGTTGAAgaggattctacaggtgaacaactgacTACGTTGATGGTACCGTGAGctttgggtttcttgaccatgaagtgaattacctgtatgatggacttCTTGCTAGAGATAAGTTGCATCTAatgaaaacaggaaaacacatatttggtagatgccttgctacactcatcaggagagctttaaactagaccaATATGGGAGCATGGAAAAAATGGGAAATATTGGACCAGaaaaaaatatgcagctaatgaattcttttgagaaaccTGCTATTAGgagtggaaataaagaacaaaaacaacaaatgctgaatgaaaatagaggagcaagtgCAACTGACTACTTTACTAAAATGTATCtgtacaaatgcacagagcatgggaaaaaaacaaggaaattGGAACTGCTATTGCAGGAAGACAGATAacatgtcataggcatcactgaaacttggtgggatgatacacatgtgtgaagaaaccagattatatcttaattacccagacgactATGCTTACCAAACCAAGAAGAATggactttttatctgtatgttggcttttggatttaagtgtggatttctggttggtcaagaaaacagacttttggtttgtgtaaaggtaccttcacactaagcgacgctgcagcgatatcgacaacgatgccgatcgctgcagcgtcgctgtgtggtcgctggagagctgtcacacagacagctctccagcgaccaactatgccgaggtccccgggtaaacatcgggttactaagcgcagggccgcgcttagtaacccgatgtttaccctggttaccagtgtacatgtaaaaaaaaccaaacacaacatacttacattccgatgtccgtaacgtcccccggcgtctgcttcctgcactgactgtgagtgccggccgtaagtgaGTGCCGtgccgtcaccgctgtgctctgcttttactttacggccggcactcacagtcagtgcgggaagcttacggcgggggacgtgtgacagacaccggaatgtgagtatgtactgtttggtttttttttacatttacaatggtaaccagggtaaacatcgggttactaagcgcggccctgcgctttgtaacccgatatttacactggttaccattgtaaaacgttgctggcatcgttgcttttgctgtcaaacacaacgatacacgccgatctgacgaccaaataaagttctggactttcagcaacgaccagcgatatcacagctggATCCtgatcaaacacaacaatatcgctatccaggacgctgcaacgtcacggatcgctatcgttatcgttgcaaagtcgcttagtgtgaaggtactgtaagactattcctactgagtgtgttgggggacactcgcttggccgcgatattcagcacacgggcacgggtttttaaaacaaaacagtctatttggtttattatagtgtcataaaccgggttatgcacagttccttatgtacatctcatgaaacacaacaggcaccaactggtgatattaacttgcagctttaaacacttcatttacagctttgactcacggacactgaacatgctggatctctcactccgttcagttgccgtgggttaccacacagttcctgttacaagcaccaacagcttatggaggtaccttataggagctcctgctccatctgctgactccgtgtcagtcctctctcctggggaaactgccttacggggttcaccaacttgcctggccggcacacatcagtcagtccagagccaccgaaggccggtagcttccccagcactgatcaaa
This is a stretch of genomic DNA from Ranitomeya variabilis isolate aRanVar5 chromosome 6, aRanVar5.hap1, whole genome shotgun sequence. It encodes these proteins:
- the LOC143782126 gene encoding uncharacterized protein LOC143782126, with the protein product MTQEKPRSSKSKTPTLVSDSDSDQPILSDASLSSCPASSSSSEIEGRSCFPLDSVDNLVKSIRNTMGCEESKGAQTAQEIMFAGLADRKRRCFPVIPAVKTLIKREWEKQDQRGFLPSASKRKYPFSDEELLTWTKVPKVDAAVASTSKQSTLPVEDAGLLVDPLDRKAESSLKRSWEAATGIFKPAVASTCAARSMIIWIDQLDQQIEKKSSREKLRAAIPLIRGAAAFLADASADSLRLAARSAGLVNNARRALWMKSWKGDAQSKSKICAIPCEGEPLKGGRLAKGGKRIGLQHGPLKTTSREVPCLEDPTPQKTNTEDIPVGGRLKFFTTQWEKITSSSWVLNIVRDGIKLKFSRVPHESYIITTLSSPIQQQALELEIQTLISKRVLVQVPVGQEGRGFYSPLFLISKPDGSFRTIINLKKLNSFIENYTFKMESIRSTIKLLFPNCMMGGIDLKDAYYHLPIHNRYQKFLRVAVKINNEVRHFQYAALPFGLSTAPRIFTKIMLEDLGWIINTDKSRLTPLSRQAFLGFQLDSISQKCLLPQVKILLIRHKVLAAINNPRISLRQAMSLLGSLISCIPAVRWAQHHTRVLQHQILQEDRRLFGHLNTKITLSQEVLTSLEWWLDSNHLLSGVPWVITPSHTITTDAMEKCEGEMKIAKRLQTLNFYLQVLALEEVALMLQLRKAQHN